In a single window of the Papaver somniferum cultivar HN1 chromosome 8, ASM357369v1, whole genome shotgun sequence genome:
- the LOC113302433 gene encoding putative nitric oxide synthase: MLQRPKMAPKSLLSPSFSISSFSSFSTLSPQKLSNPNPNFPFKFNRTQIFCKITDSRNPTQQQQKVGATEQVSVEIDGEGAAAPTRGDLFFSRQKSMADAAIVLSIEKKLRQKKRREKPKVSAVSIASCYGCGAPLQTSEVDAPGYVELQTYELKKRHRQLKTVLCGRCKLLSHGHMITAVGGNGGYSGGKQFVSAEELRNKLSHLRYEKALIVKLVDIVDFNGSFLARIRDLAGANPIILVITKVDLLPKGTDLNCVGDWVVEATTKKKLNVLSVHMTSSKSLAGVSGVIAQIQAERKGRDVYILGAANVGKSAFINALLKTMSQKDPIAAVARRYKPIQSAVPGTTLGPIEIDAFIGGGKLFDTPGVHLHHRQAAVVHSVDLPALAPQSRLRGQSFPVPSGGITSSKAEEINDLNGFSIFWGGLVRVDVLKVLPSTRLTFYGPKALPIHMVPTIEADDFYRREIGVLLKPPTGNQITEWEGLQSVRQLQIRFEDPKRPACDVAISGLGWIAVEAITNLQEISSSMSSVDNAEELHLAVHVPKPVEIFVRPPIPVTKAGGEWYEYRELTEMEEEFRPKWYH; this comes from the exons ATGCTTCAACGGCCAAAAATGGCGCCCAAATCTCTCCTCTCACCCTCATTCTCcatttcttcattctcttctttCTCCACCCTATCTCCTCAGAAGCTCTCAAACCCTAACCCTAACTTCCCTTTCAAATTCAATCGAACTCAAATTTTCTGTAAAATTACTGATTCACGAAATccaacacaacaacaacaaaaagtagGCGCAACCGAACAAGTATCAGTAGAAATTGATGGCGAAGGTGCCGCTGCCCCAACACGTGGTGACTTATTCTTCTCCCGTCAAAAATCCATGGCTGATGCTGCCATAGTTCTTTCTATTGAAAAGAAACTAAGGcagaaaaagagaagagaaaaaccaAAGGTTTCTGCAGTTTCTATTGCTAGTTGCTACGGCTGTGGCGCTCCGTTACAAACTTCAGAAGTTGATGCTCCTGGTTATGTTGAATTGCAAACTTACGAATTG AAGAAGAGGCATCGCCAGCTAAAGACAGTATTATGTGGAAGGTGTAAGTTATTATCACATGGACATATGATAACTGCTGTTGGTGGAAATGGTGGTTATTCTGGTGGTAAACAGTTTGTTTCCGCAGAAGAACTTCGTAATAAATTATCTCATTTGCGGTATGAGAAAGCATTGATAGTCAAATTG GTTGATATTGTTGATTTCAATGGCAGTTTTTTGGCACGCATACGTGATCTTGCTGGTGCAAATCCAATTATATTAGTTATAACTAAG GTTGATCTTCTCCCAAAAGGAACTGATCTTAATTGTGTTGGTGATTGGGTTGTAGAGGCCACAACAAAAAAGAAGCTCAA CGTTCTTAGTGTTCACATGACCAGCTCAAAGTCTTTGGCTGGAGTTTCTGGAGTTATAGCTCAGATTCAAGCCGAGAGGAAG GGGCGGGATGTTTATATTTTG GGGGCAGCTAATGTCGGAAAATCTGCCTTCATCAATGCTCTATTGA AGACGATGTCTCAAAAGGATCCCATAGCGGCTGTGGCACGGAGATATAAACCAATTCAATCTGCTGTCCCTGGAACTACCTTAGGTCCAATCGAGATTGATGCTTTCATTGGAGGTGGG AAATTGTTCGACACACCTGGAGTGCATCTTCACCATAGGCAAGCAGCAGTTGTTCATTCAGTAGATCTTCCTGCCCTCGCTCCTCAAAGTCGTCTAAGAGGCCAATCATTTCCT GTACCTTCTGGTGGGATAACATCAAGCAAAGCAGAAGAAATTAATGACTTGAATGGGTTTTCCATTTTTTGGGGTGGTCTTGTCAGAGTTGATGTACTAAAG GTTCTTCCATCTACACGCTTAACATTCTACGGACCGAAGGCACTGCCAATTCATATGGTTCCAACTATTGAAGCAGATGACTTTTATCGA AGAGAAATTGGAGTTTTGTTGAAGCCTCCAACTGGCAATCAAATAACAGAATGGGAAGGGCTTCAATCAGTGCGGCAATTGCAAATAAGATTCGAAGACCCAAAGAG GCCTGCTTGTGATGTTGCTATCTCGGGTTTAGGATGGATAGCAGTCGAGGCGATAACCAATCTGCAAGAGATATCTAGCTCAATGAGTTCTGTGGACAATGCAGAAGAGTTACATTTGGCTGTTCATGTCCCCAAGCCTGTTGAGATATTTGTGCGGCCTCCCATTCCTGTCACCAAGGCTGGAGGAGAGTGGTACGAGTACCGAGAGCTGACTGAGATGGAGGAGGAATTTAGACCTAAGTGGTACCATTGA